Within Streptomyces sp. SS1-1, the genomic segment TCGCCATCCTCGCCTACACCGCCAAGTACGCGTCCGCGTTCTACGGCCCCTTCCGGGAGGCCGTCGGCTCGTCCCTCAAAGGCGACCGCAAGACCTACCAGCAGGACCCGGCGAACGCCCGGGAGTCCCTGCGCGAGCTGGCGCTCGACCTGGAGGAGGGCGCCGACATGGTGATGGTCAAGCCGGCCGGGCCCTACCTCGACATCCTGGCGCGGGTCGCCGACGCGGTGGACGTGCCGGTGGCCGCCTACCAGATCTCCGGCGAGTACTCGATGATCGAGGCCGCCGCCGAGAAGGGCTGGATCGACCGCGACCGGGCCATCATGGAGTCGCTGACCGGCATCCGGCGCGCGGGCGCGCGGAACATCCTCACCTACTGGGCGACGGAGGTCGCGCAGAAGCTCGGCCGTCAGTAGCGGCGCCGAGCGACGGGCCGTTGTCGGCCGCCGCCTTCGACGGGCCCTCGTCGCGCAGGCCCTTGCCGTCCTCGCACGCGGTGAGCGCGAGGGTGGCGGCCGCCACCAGCGTGGCGGCGGTGAGCCGGGCGCGGAAGCGTGGGGGGTGTGCGGACATCGAGGCCCTCCGTGACTAGGGGCTGGGATCGTGCCCACACTGCTCGATCGGCGAGGGCGCTCGCTACCCCGTACGGGAAACCTGGGACGCCTGAGGCGACCGCACGTCTCTGACCTGCGGGGATGTGAGGGGCCGGGACGTGATCGTGGGACGCCCGGGCCGCTCCGTCCGTATCGCGGAAAGGTCGTTGTACAGGGCATATGGATCTCTAGGCTGCCGGGCAGGGAAGCGCACCCGTCGCCTCAGCCGAAGGAGCCGTCCGATGACCGTCGCCGAGCCCGCGCCCGCAACCCCCCGCACTCCGGCGGCTCCGGCGGCCGTACCGCCGCTCGCGGCGCGGACCACCGCCGTCGGCGGATCGCCCGTCCGGGACATCCTCGCCGTCACCGCCCGGCCCGAGGTCATCAACTTCGCGGGCGGCCTGCCCGCGCCCGAGCTGTTCGACCGTCAGGCCGTCGCCGCCGCCTTCCAGTCCGTGCTGACCGAGGTGCCCGAGCGGGCGCTCCAATACTCCACGACCGAGGGCGAACCCGCCCTGCGCGCCGGGCTCGCCGCCCGGACGACCGCCCAGGGCCTGGCCACGGACGCCGACGACCTCCTCGTGACGACCGGCTCCCAGCAGGGCCTGTCCCTCCTCGCGACCGCGCTGCTGGAACCCGGCGACACCGTGCTCGTCGAAGAGCCCTGCTATCTGGCGGCACTTCAGGCGTTCGGGCTCGCCGGGGCGCGGATCGTGGCCGTGCCCGGTGACGCGGACGGCGTGGACCCCGACGCGCTGGACGAACTCGTCGCCCGGGAACGGCCCAAGCTCTTCTACACCGTTCCCACCTTCCAGAACCCGACCGGCCGGACCCTGCCCGCCGACCGCCGGGCCGCCGTCGCCCGGGTCGCCGCGAAGCGCGGGCTGTGGATCGTCGAGGACGACCCGTACGGCGAACTGCGGTACGAGGGCGAGCGCGTGCCCTGGATCGCCTCCCACCCGGGCGCCGAGGACCGCACCGCGCTGCTCGGCTCCTTCTCCAAGGTGATGGCGCCGGGGCTGCGGCTGGGCTGGCTGCGTGCCCCGGCCGCGCTGCGCAGGGCGTGCGCGGTCGCCAAGCAGGCCGCCGACCTGCACACCCCGACCGTCAACCAGCTCGTCGCCGCGCGCTGCCTGCCCGGCCTCGACCCCCATGTCGCCGGGGTCCGCGAGGTCTACCGCGTCCGCCGCGACGCCCTGCTGGCCGGGCTGCCGGACACGCTCCCGCAGGGCTCGGTCTGGCAGCGGCCCGAGGGCGGCATGTTCGTCTGGGTCCGGCTGCCCGCCTCGTACGACACCACCGCGCTGCTGCCCCAGGTGGTGCGGCACGACGTCGCCTACGTCCCCGGGGCGCCCTTCTACGCCGGGGAGCCGGACCGGTCCACGCTGCGGCTGTGCTTCGTGACGCAGACGCCCGAGGAGATCGCGGAGGGGCTGCGGCGGCTGGGGGAGGGGCTGCGCTCCTGAGTCCGGCGGGCGGGGCTCAGTCCCACCAGAAGGACCAGGCGGGCTGACCGAGCACCCGGGTCCCGGCGTAGGCGCGCACGCTCGGGTCGCCGCTCTGCAGGATGTTGTCCGGGCAGAACGCGAAGTGCTCGGCGGCGACGGCCTCCGCCTCGGCCGGGGTGAGCGGCGGCGCGGCGACGGAGACCAGCAGGTGGTCGAAGCCCAGCGCCACCACGCGTATCCCGAAGCGGTCCTCCCAGGAGCGGAGCACCGCGCACAGGCGCGCGGTGTCGCCCTCGTGGTTCACCGGGCCCGACCAGCCGATCGCCGCCGGGATGTCCGCGCTGCGGCGGGCCGGGACGAGGGCCAGCCGGGGGTCCTCCAGCAGGCCGCCGCTCTCCACCAGTTCGTCCACGAGCGTCATCGCCACCGCGTCCGGGTCCTGCGGCGAGTCGGGACCGGGGTCGGCGGCGCCGGCCTCGGTCAGGCCGGGCCAGTCCTGGCCGGTCTCCCCGGCGGCGTACTCCTCCCACAGGTCGGCCAGGACCTCGTCGGCGTCATGGTCCCCCGGGTACGACATCGCGTCGGGCGCCAGCTCCCACTCCTGCGGGCCGCCCTGCCCGCCGCCCGCGTCGACGACGACCGGCAGCAGTCCGGCGGACCGCCGGGCCGGGGCCAGCTCCGCCCAGTCGCCGGGCGCGGCCGGCGCGTCCGCGAGCCACAGCAGCGGCTCGGGCCAGACGCCCTGGTGGGTGGTGTCGACGAGCCGCCCGGGCGGGAGTCGGAGGCCGAGGGCGGCCCCGGTGGGGTCGCTCATGAGCTTCGGCAG encodes:
- a CDS encoding DUF4253 domain-containing protein, which produces MATLPNPLPKLMSDPTGAALGLRLPPGRLVDTTHQGVWPEPLLWLADAPAAPGDWAELAPARRSAGLLPVVVDAGGGQGGPQEWELAPDAMSYPGDHDADEVLADLWEEYAAGETGQDWPGLTEAGAADPGPDSPQDPDAVAMTLVDELVESGGLLEDPRLALVPARRSADIPAAIGWSGPVNHEGDTARLCAVLRSWEDRFGIRVVALGFDHLLVSVAAPPLTPAEAEAVAAEHFAFCPDNILQSGDPSVRAYAGTRVLGQPAWSFWWD
- a CDS encoding PLP-dependent aminotransferase family protein, whose protein sequence is MTVAEPAPATPRTPAAPAAVPPLAARTTAVGGSPVRDILAVTARPEVINFAGGLPAPELFDRQAVAAAFQSVLTEVPERALQYSTTEGEPALRAGLAARTTAQGLATDADDLLVTTGSQQGLSLLATALLEPGDTVLVEEPCYLAALQAFGLAGARIVAVPGDADGVDPDALDELVARERPKLFYTVPTFQNPTGRTLPADRRAAVARVAAKRGLWIVEDDPYGELRYEGERVPWIASHPGAEDRTALLGSFSKVMAPGLRLGWLRAPAALRRACAVAKQAADLHTPTVNQLVAARCLPGLDPHVAGVREVYRVRRDALLAGLPDTLPQGSVWQRPEGGMFVWVRLPASYDTTALLPQVVRHDVAYVPGAPFYAGEPDRSTLRLCFVTQTPEEIAEGLRRLGEGLRS